The DNA region gtagctccatggaatgttacaaatttgaaaatggcaatagggaaaggtttacattgaatcacaatgactactactatccctaataacaatgactCCACGAGACCTCGCTTCTGAAGGGAGTAACCAGATTGATCTTCCATTTTTAGCTCTTCTATATTGATCAGTGACGAACCGATGCAATCtatgccttttgtccctaatttttgcctggatcgccctttcgggttttcaatccaccgggacgctcctttttgcctaagtcgccctttcaggttttcaacttagcgagctaccattttttttatccctaacttttgcctggaccgccctttcgagttttcagtccaccgggatttgtcaggcatagtatcttttgactgcatcggagttcacagggtgaatgagctcttcgccatccatagttgtgagaaatagagcacctccagagtatgctctctttataacgtatgggccttcatagttgggagtccactttccacgtgaatctttgtgtactggcaagatcttcttgagcacgagatctcCTTCCTTGAACTTTCGAGTAcggaccttcttgtcaaatgccttcttgattcgttgctggtacaattgtccatggcacagagcggtcatccgcttctcatcaatgagattaagttgatcatagttattctggatccattcagcttcatccagcttagcctccatcaatattctcattgaaggtatctccacttcgactgggagaactgcgtccatcccatacactaaggagaatggggttgcccctgttgaagtgcggactgaggtccagtatccatgcaaagcaaagggtagcatctcgtgccaatccttataagttttcaccatcttttgcaggatcttcttgatatttttgttggcagcttcaacagcaccgttcatctttggacggtatggagaagaattatggtggtcaatcttgaaactctcacataattctgtcattgtcttgttgttcaagtttgaaccgttgtcagtgatgatcttgcttgggattccatagcggcagataatctccttcttgataaagcgagcaaccacatgtctcgtcacattggtgtaggaagcagcctctacccatttagtaaagtaatcgatggcaaccaggatgaaacGATGACCATTGGAAGCCTTCGGCTCTATAGCAtcaatcatgtcgatgccccacattgagaaaggccaaggtgatgtcaaaacattcaacaatgttggcggtacatgcaccttatcagcataaatttggaATTTATGACATTTTCTTGCATTGCTGAAACAATCAgactccatggtcaaccagtaatagccagctctcaaaatctttttagccatggcatgtccattggcatgggtcccaaaggatccttcatgaatctccttgattaacatgtctgcttcgtgtctatccacgcatctgagcagaaccatgtcatggtttctcttgtaaagcacatcattgctcaaaaagaatttggacgataacctcctcagagttttcttatccaacagTGTAACATCATCTGGATACTCTTGACTTAAAAGATACcgcttgatgtcatgaaaccatggtttaccatcagtttcttcttcaatcaACTGACAGTAAGCAGGCTCATCTCTTCGCTCGATTCGAATAAGTGgagcttcattatggaatctgacttggtacattgatgcTAATGTTGCCAAAGCGTCAGCCACTTGATTTTCTACTCTTGGGATGTGATGGAAAGTGATATCGTTGAAGTATTCTATCATCTTCACAACATGAGCGCGATACGGGATCAGCTTTGCATCGcgagtttcccattctcctttgacttGATATATCACTAAGGTTGAatctccatacacctcaaggatcttgattTGGAGATCAATTGCAGCTTCAAGAccaaggatacaagcttcatattctgcgacattattcgtacaatcaaagCATAACCTCGCTGTAAAAGGGGCAAAGCCACTGTTTGGATTCATCAAAACAGCCCCCACACCATGACCACTATAATTGGAAGAACCATCGAACGCGAGCTTCCATCGAGATCCTGGTTCTGGTCCTTCATCTGGGCCTGGGGTCTCACAATCctttatcaccattatatcctcatcggggaaatcaaacttcaacgcctgatagtcttcaactggttgatgagcaagatactctgctaacacacttcccttgattgccttctgggttacgtattggatgtcgtactctgacaagagcatctgccaacgggcaagtCTTCCAATCAAGGCAGatttctcaaagatgtactttattgAATCCATTTtcgagatcaacaaagtagtatggcaaATCATGTACTGCCTCAAACGACGAGCGGCCAATGCTAgcgcgcaacaagttttctccaaaagAGAATATTGactttcacaatcggtaaactttttactcagatagtaaatagcatgttctttccgaccagtttcgtcatgttgccccagcacgcatcccattgatccttcaagcacagtcatatacatgattaatggctttcctgggacaggtggaatcagaataggaggctcttgcaagtattgacagatcttctcaaaagcattttgacaatcagaattccattcaacagcctgatcttttcgaagcaatttgaagataggctcacacgtggccgtcatgtgtgagataaaccttgaaatgtaattcaaacgtccaaggaaacctctgacttctcgctcggtgcgtggagcaggcatttcttgtatagctcggaccttgtcagggtccacctcaattcctcgttgactaacgaTAAAACCAAGCAACTTCCCTGAACGGACACCAAATGTGCATTTTGCAGGGTTTAATCGTAATCTAAACTTTATGAGGCGTTCAAACAGCTTCTTCAGATGGCTCATATGATCTTCTTTGTTCTGAGATTTGgcgatcatgtcgtcaacatagacatctatctccttgtgcatcatatcatggaaaagagtgaccatggctctttggtaagttgccccagcattttttagaccgaaaggcattaccttgtagcaaaaagtgccccaaggggtgataaaagtggtcttctccatgtcatctggagccatcttgatttgattgtatccagaaaaaccatccataaaggagaagacagCAAATCTTGCAGTGTTGTCTACCAAagtatcaatgtgtggtagagggaaatcgtcttttggactagctctgtttagatccatatagtcaacacacatcctcaccttACCATCCTTTTTGGGCACaggtacaatattagctacccattgtgggtacttcgCCACTGCGAGAAAACCAGCGTCAAATTGTCGTTTGACTTCTTCACGAATCTTCAGAGCCATATCTGGTCTCGTTCTTCGGAGTTTCTGTTTTACTGGCGGGCAATCTGGCTGAAGTGGCAGCTTGTGCTCAACGATGTCGGTGTCTagacctggcatatcctggtatgaccatgcaaatacatccacatattcttgtagcagctTAACCAATCTCTCCTTGACGCTTGCTTCAAGTGTGGTGCCAAATTTaacttctttcttctcttcctctgtgccaaggttgattgtttccaccggttcttgatgtggctgaagggctttcgactcgtgctcgagcagcctTGACAGTTCGTCGGGGATGTAACaatctttttcaccctcttcttccgcttggtagataggggagtcaaagttatgagaggtagtaaagtcattggattcaacggggttatcatttattctgcatgtttgaatgattgatttcttttagaaaaagtaaaaataaaagatgcataaatgaaaagttttttttttgtttttgaaaagattgccattttcttaagagaaagcaaaataaatgaataagaagaatttaacaaaatgcctttcattcattgataatgattatttgaaaaatgaaaaggggccctacaacatgatccattagccttgggcagagctaaggatttgaaaggaaaaagacaacaattattactttgacaaagAAAAAATTTCGGGGATCTCAACCGCCTTCCAGTTGTTCAAAGTTGTCTCACACGGATAAACCAAACATGGCTCGTCTTCACTTTCGGTGCTATCTTCAATTGCATTGACCTGACCTCCATGGATGAATCCTGTGCTGAGGAATACTTCCTGGATGCTTCGGGTGTTGTCCTTTGCAGGGACTCGGGCTCCTTTCGCAGCGGAAGGCACATATCCCAGACCAAAGGGATCATGCTTCTCACGAATATCAATAAGTTGACCCCAaccttcagggtttcctccttCGATGCTAGACTTTGCGCTTTTCAGAGACGCGAAAGATGAACAAGCTTTCCCAACAGGGTCCTTCATTTCCACAAAAGTGGCAttggctatttcaagagcttggaaagaagtttccaaagcgtcctcatcagcctcaatgTATCTGAAGGATGAAAGGTGACTGACCACAAAGTCCTCCTCTCCAGAAATGATGATTAATTGATTGTCCACTACAAACTTCTTTTTCTGATGTAAGGTGGAGGTAACTGCccctgcagcatgaatccagggacgccccaataagcagctatatgctggattaatatccatgacttggaaattaatcgggaatacatgagggccaatcaatatgggcaattcaacctctccaatcactgttctcctggaaccatcaaaagctttcactaccaaggcactaggcttcatagttggtccttgataagataatttggcgagtgttctctttggcataacattcagagaagatccagtatcaaccaacactcttgccaaagcatcatctttgcatttTACCGAGATACGGAGGGCACGATTATGATTTTGTCCATCCTCAGGTAACTCCTCTCCACTGAAGCTCAAAGTATTGCAAGCTGTGATATTTGCCACAACTCCATCAAATTGGTCAACTGTTATGCTTTGTGTTACATGAGCTTGAGCAAGCaccttcaacaaagcctccctatggaCTTGGGAGTTCAGTAGCAAGGACAGAATAGAGATCTTATATGGTGTTTGATGCAACTGGTCCACAACCTTGTAGTCACTTCTCTTAATTAACTTCAAGAATTCCACAGCATCTTCGGATTGGACCACTTCGGGTTCTTTAGCAGGAGTTACAACTGTTGATTCCTTGGTCGGCCCTTGAGGAGTCACGTTGAATTCGGGCGTATAGattcgaccactacgggtcactctGTTCATTCCTGCAATATTGGTGACGTCTTCACTTACAGTTTCTGTCACCTCAGCGTCTGAACTTCCTTCAATAACCTTATCCACAACAGTAATCTCATATTTCCAAGGCACGACCTTGGTGCTCTCATACGGAAAAGGTGTGGGCATACATATTTCCACAGGCGACGACTTACTATTCACTGGAACCACTCCACCACTATAATATGGGATTTCAATTGGTTCAGGTAAATTGAAACAAGGTTCAATTACCAACACATCTTCGTTCTTCACAACACTGGATATTTGAAGCACTCCCTTATCCATTAAATTTTGAAGGTTGTCTCGTACCACCTGACATCCCTTTGGGTGTGTGGCACACTCTTCACAGTTGTCGTGATCAACATTAACCAGGCCAACTTCCACTAATCGGGCATGGAATGCTGCCAAAGGAGTCTTAACATCCTCCACCTTCTCAACCATAACAACAGTAGATGCATCTTCAATGGCGTTCACCGCAGGATCTCCATGGGGaggaagaggattgttcttcacaTTCGGTCCCATGTCCTTAAAAGATAAGATCTTGCTTTCAATTAGTTCACGAACCCTATGCTTTAGAGCGTAACAACCCTCTAGGTCGTGCCCGGGGGCACCTTCATGGAAAGGACAGTGTGCATTAGGGTTGTACCATGGAGGAAGACGGTCAGGTGGAGGTCCCATAGGTCTGGGAACCACCAACCCCTTTTGCAATAGGGAGGGATACAACTCAGTGTACGACATTGGGATTGGATTGAAGGTCTCCATCTCCCCTTGCCTCCTATTCTGGTTTTGAGCATTTTGCCTCGGAGCTTGAGCTCTCGGCTGTTGATAAACAAGAGCTGCTGGTGCTTGTTGATAAGCTGGAGGAGCCGCAACACGTTGTTGAACTGGAGCTGGTCGATAAGCTGGAGGCGCTTGATAAGCCTGAGCAGGCTGTTGATTGAATGCAGGCGTCACAGCAACCACGTATGGTTGTGGAGCATACTGGACGGGATACATGGGTTGTTGATAGGGAAGCGGTTGTTGAACATACTGCTGAGGTGGATATTATTGTGGTCTCCTTCTTGGAGGAGCTCTTCCTTGGCCAACGGTCACAGCATttgtttccccttccttctttctgggAAACCCTCTAGAGAACTTCTTTGGATTAGCACTTGAAGTTCCAGCTACAACCGCCAGTTTGCCATTCCTTACACCATATTCAACGCGAGCTCCTATAGCAACAAGCTCGGAGAATCCCAAAGAAGcacttccaaccatcttctcGTAGAATTGGGGTTGGACAGTGTCGATAAACAGTTCAGCCAATTCCTTTTCAGCAAGAGGTGGTTCGACTTGAGAAGCTagctccctccatctctgagcatattctttgaaggACTCCTTATCATGCTGAAACATGCTCTGCAACTGTCttctgtcaggcgccatatccatgttatacttgtagTGTTTTATGAACGCATCTGACAGGTCTTGGAAACACCTGATCCTATTCTGATCCAGACTTAGATACCATTTGGAAGGAGCCCCACTCAAGCTGTCTTGAAAGCAGTGGATCATCAGCTTGTCGTCCTCCACGTGTGCAGCCATTTTTCGgtaatacatgatgagatggctCTTTGGACAAGTATGCCCCTTGTATTTGTCGAAGTCCGGGGTTTTGAATTTTGCTGGAATCACCAACCCGGATACAAGGCACATTTCTTTGGCAGCAGATCCAAAGACGTGGTCTCCTTCTAGATCTCGGAATTTCTTCTCAAGGAGCTGCATGTTCTCCTTTACTTCTCTGAAATCCTCAAGCCTTACTTCGTCACCAGCAACGGTTGAGTCGACAGTCTGATACATGTggttttgatcttcataatgAGGAATATGCCTAGCATAGGCAGCTGGTGGAACCACAGTATGGATGACTGGACGTGCGTCGGTATAAACTGGTAATGGCACAGCTTGTTGGACAGATTGCCCCATGTCGTGCACCACCTCCGCTCGGGGGACGAAGTCATAGGGTAGCCCATATGGAGGAAGGGTTGAGGGTAACGTCCTCTGAGGTGGGACTTCCACTGCTGGGCCCGTGGTCTCTGAAATCACGACCGCTTGTGGAATCTCAAACCTGAAGGTTAAAGCTTGCAGCATCTCTCGCATCTGGGACATGCCTCCTTTGATTTCGTCTAGCTCAGCTCTAACTCGGGCGCTCTCTTGTTCTTGTTCAGCCATTCTCTGTCTTGCTCTGGCGCGAGTATTAtactggtgttgaaaattcagcgtgaaactggtGGAAGAAAAGGCGGAATGAGACTCTATTTGggaaaatgtatgaatgcatgtatggatgcattttGTTTGATAAAAACcaagagttttgctttttatgcatatgcaatgaatggatggatgcaatgtttttttgttttttctttggataggttcaaaggtcggaggtatggataaatttgattgctttccaaaacggggttctcaccgggtagGGCTTTGTTAgaaaggatccccagagtcattgattcacaagaatgtttgacgcttacgggaaatactttccggtcgtcaactccatcaagggaatctattctgggtgaggttctcgtaccgactcttacgaagtattcacctcgggagcCCGTACTATGCAACCATCGACTcggttctagacagggtactcagagtcatggattcaaaagactgtttgacgcttacgaAAAATACTctccggtcgtcaactccatctagagagtctattctgagcgaggttctcgtatcgattcttacgaagtattcacctcgggaatccacACTACGTAACCATCATctctagttggccaaaggttcaatgttctaaaggttcttagagtcatggacccctttgaaacatcgaagcttacgaggtatacacctcgggcgacaatatttgaaaaaggatctactctaagtgaggttctcgtaccgactcttacaaagtattcacctcgggagtccgtactactcaaccatcgtcctatcttatgttttttcactctagactcgggtgtagagtctttcccacatggtttgcaatcaaatacccaaataccaacaatcacaatggaaccaatatacaacagatatatcaataaaataataaagataataaaaagcaataaataaggaaaagccacacaattaaacaaacaaaggcacacaaacgtcctaactaggcttgactcgcttagggaacgactgtccccagcagagtcgccatctgtcgtacCTCATGGAAAAAATGAGAGAACGACCTAAAGCGAAacgcgatcgcacgctcgcaatgatggactgaacagagtcgccaccgaactttatttattcctgaaaaggaaaggggaaatatcgataaaacccaagacaaaaaaacgacaatgattattggtcgtcgcaaccaaatcagggttcgggagtcgattacgcaaggggaaggtattagcacccctcacgtccgttgtactcaacaggaaccattaggtcagttgtgtgcattagtgttagttgaaatgttaggcttttcaagttattaagttggaaaagaaagaatataagagagaagaatatttttggatttttgacgaaggactaaacctaagttttttattagtgggcctgacaagatttacaaatcctgctcctacgtatctcaatagagaagtcaaggcttacgtagttctgggtagaaaaatgtttgtttgttggtcgattttagcgaaagctactttgtgtcaaatcgaaaaaaacattgttggactacccaaaacaggtggaaaaacattgccttgcattgttttgaaacaaagtacctttcgtttgtgaaaaggtttaagAGACAATCGCACAgcggcgagaaaagaaattgattggtttgatgtgttttgagtaatggcgagaacttggatgagcgagatatacatctcgaatcctagtcccaggagtgcacggtatacaccatgttccatttctatctttattgaaaaaaagtgtttaataaagattaggtgttttgaatttgattgagaaagggtttgaagaaaccgcattgacaattttaaatgatggcgagagctaagataggcgagacatacgtctcgaatcttaatctcaggagtgcacggtatacaccatgttccatttccatctttattgaaaaagtgttaaataagaattaggtattttgagttttgttgtgaaaatgacttgaccctagatcaagtattgatggacgtttaagagaaatttgaatgagtgtttgagagaaaacaaagtggataaatttggatgatggcgagagctaagataggcgaggcatacgtctcgaatcttaatctcaggagtgcgtggtatacaccacgttccacttccatcttattgaaaaggtcttaactatgaattaatattttttgagtttttacTAAGAAAActggcttgacgttgaatcaagcgtttgatgaaagtttgaaagaaatggaatagaatgggaagaagaaatggattgatttgtttattgagaaaatactcgacgttggatcgagtcattattttttatcttttgaaattgttgattttattcttgtgttagtagctaactaaacagtcaaagaaataaaatagtaaaattattacacatcgggggagtggggtacattttgtcaaatggggattcaaaatactggaataattaaatcgggcccaaacaacaaataatgcaatgtatgagtgtaagtgcaagagaactgtctcattgtaagaaggcccaagagtaagccatgtgaaaataacacaacaagttatatttacaagacacttaaaaattaaatcaaaaaaGGGTAAAATCGGGATTTGTACGGATGGACATTGAGGAACACACAAAacctaaataatgtgctcaaagccggtttgcacatattgacaacaattgaaatgtcatatgcgattaatcgaaacgcggcgaaatactatcaatatatcgataaaaataatcatggataaataacaagaaaattgtcaaatccataaattaaaaatcgatgtttaacattaaaatcaacaagtgtttaaaaaaggagaaaaaaaataaaataaataaataaataaataaataaaaggtttaaaaataataaaaaatggtaataataataaaaactagtagaaaatagaaaatatgtaaaaaatgaaaaaatgcTGAAAATCAGGGATCAAACCCAGAACCTAGGGTTTACCAAAGCACCCCTTTACCAACTCAGCCAGATAGACATCCTTGTTGTATAGTCTCAAGCGCTAACACATAACATAAAAAACGGACCAAGCCTTTTAAATAAAACACAAAGTTTAAAACAGTCGCAGAATTCAAGCAAGCTCATCTTAACGCATAGAGATTTCTTTCCATTTCGAACATCAAAGGTTTACGGCAAGATATTATCACAAACAGGCAACAGTATTGctaaatgaaataaaattggaACAACAACCATGGTTCCCTCAGAAAGATGCAAAGCAGAATCAAAACATAGAAATAAAGTTCGGAAAGGAAGCTAACCGGTTGCGGCGAGCTCGACCGACGAATGTAGGTAAACGTTGCCTTCAATTCTCTTCTTTTCTTTTCTGAATGGTAGCCGCCAATCCTCTCCAAAAACTAGGGTTTTTCAGCTCTCTCCTCTTTATAAACACTGGCCTCTCTTATATGTGACTCATCTCCTGTCTGCTGTGTTGTTGTGCTTCCTCAGAGTAGTGGGGGTCTGCTGTGCAGTGGAGAGGTTTTGAATTTTGTCCATATCCAACTTGTGGTCCCCTTCTCAATTCTCTTCATTTTGAAAACTCTACTGTTGGTAAGAAAAACTTTCACCACTGTAACTCACTTGAATATGtgttttctctttttttttggaATTGGACTGATTTTGGTGTGTTGTTATTGCATTGTTATTGCAGAATGATACGGTTTTGCTCTGTGAAAGTTGGATTTGAATTACGAACAGTGTCTTTAAGAGTTGCTTCAGAAGACTCATTGGTGTTATCTCCAAGAGCATCACTATTTTGTCATGAATTTTCAGTATCCTCTAAAAGTTAGTCACGTTGTTGTTGTGCTGAATGCTCCAAAAGCTTGAGGCTGCCGGGGGCTTCCTGCAATGTAGCTGGACGCAAACTCCGTTCCTCCACATACTTCAATGATTGGATTATAATAAGATTTTGAAGCAAACCATAGCTGCCTCAGTGACTCGACTGTAATTGGCATCTATTGCATTCGTCACCAACATGATTTGTTGTCGAAGTTGTTTGCCGGTATCTCAATATGTTGTTGTTTAGTTTCACAATCTCGGATGCTGCCGTTATCATTGCACTGCATTTGGAGTTCGGATTTTGGATTAACCTTGTAATTACAGTCCCTTGCTGTGTAGCAAGAGTTGCAAGTTTTAATACTCCTTCAGTATGTCCTAAAGAAAACATAGAGGTAGCAATCCACTCAAATCCATTGCATGTTTAAAACGCTTCTCAGCCATTTCTAACAAGAACAGACGATACAACAATGCACGCACTAGAGTCGGCATCTAAAACTCGAGGAGATCTTTGGAAGTTTTTGAAGGGAAGTGGAGTGTTTGCGAATGGATAGATTTGGCATGGGACTGAGCAGAATACTACAGTTGCCAGAACCTC from Lathyrus oleraceus cultivar Zhongwan6 chromosome 1, CAAS_Psat_ZW6_1.0, whole genome shotgun sequence includes:
- the LOC127112592 gene encoding uncharacterized protein LOC127112592; amino-acid sequence: MYPVQYAPQPYVVAVTPAFNQQPAQAYQAPPAYRPAPVQQRVAAPPAYQQAPAALVYQQPRAQAPRQNAQNQNRRQGEMETFNPIPMSYTELYPSLLQKGLVVPRPMGPPPDRLPPWYNPNAHCPFHEGAPGHDLEGCYALKHRVRELIESKILSFKDMGPNVKNNPLPPHGDPAVNAIEDASTVVMVEKVEDVKTPLAAFHARLVEVGLVNVDHDNCEECATHPKGCQVVRDNLQNLMDKGVLQISSVVKNEDVLVIEPCFNLPEPIEIPYYSGGVVPVNSKSSPVEICMPTPFPYESTKVVPWKYEITVVDKVIEGSSDAEVTETVSEDVTNIAGMNRVTRSGRIYTPEFNVTPQGPTKESTVVTPAKEPEVVQSEDAVEFLKLIKRSDYKVVDQLHQTPYKISILSLLLNSQVHREALLKVLAQAHVTQSITVDQFDGVVANITACNTLSFSGEELPEDGQNHNRALRISDPVGKACSSFASLKSAKSSIEGGNPEGWGQLIDIREKHDPFGLGYVPSAAKGARVPAKDNTRSIQEVFLSTGFIHGGQVNAIEDSTESEDEPCLVYPCETTLNNWKAVEIPEIFSLSK
- the LOC127112605 gene encoding uncharacterized protein LOC127112605, encoding MAEQEQESARVRAELDEIKGGMSQMREMLQALTFRFEIPQAVVISETTGPAVEVPPQRTLPSTLPPYGLPYDFVPRAEVVHDMGQSVQQAVPLPVYTDARPVIHTVVPPAAYARHIPHYEDQNHMYQTVDSTVAGDEVRLEDFREVKENMQLLEKKFRDLEGDHVFGSAAKEMCLVSGLVIPAKFKTPDFDKYKGHTCPKSHLIMYYRKMAAHVEDDKLMIHCFQDSLSGAPSKWYLSLDQNRIRCFQDLSDAFIKHYKYNMDMAPDRRQLQSMFQHDKESFKEYAQRWRELASQVEPPLAEKELAELFIDTVQPQFYEKMVGSASLGFSELVAIGARVEYGVRNGKLAVVAGTSSANPKKFSRGFPRKKEGETNAVTVGQGRAPPRRRPQ